The Pediococcus inopinatus region TTACGGCAGGAAAACAATATTCCTTAAAGAATAAAAATTTTATAAAATAAAAAATTAAGACTGAAGCGCAAATTGGAGCATCGAGATTGCCTTAATTTTATAAAAGTCATCAACCCTTTGTAAAATAAAATACCAACTAAAAGACATCAAATATTACATTACTTTTGGATATATGTTTAAAACTGAAAGTTAAACTAAATAATACCGTTCATAATCAAGCTGATTACGAGCGGCATTATTTTTAGTTTCTACGACCTACGCACACTATAGTACACCCACAAGCCTAAAATTAAAAAGAAACCCATGATGGAAACAAAAATTGAAAATAATTGCATGTGAGTTGGAACATACTGTATCTTGAACTCATTTTTTGAAGACGAAGCTCTTACATTCAATAATTTATTTTTATCAACCTTAAACGGTACTTCGCTACCATTGCGTTTAACAACATAATTATTTTTATTATATACGTAGAAAGGTAAAGAAACATCACTCGATTTCCTTTGAACAGGAAGCTTGTATATCATTCCATTTGGAATACTCTTTATTTTTCTCATGGTCATTAACTGGCCATCTGGTAAAATAGCTCTGTGTTGAGCCACATTAGTAAATAGCTTGCTATTCCATTCATTAGAAGCTTCTTTTGTCTCCGGTATATAATCACTACCATAATTATAATTTGCCAATCGAGAATAATTCTTATCGTCAATTTTAAAAAAATGATTTTTATAATTACTAGTAGCTGCATTTAATGTGTAATTCAAAGTTGGAAGTTGTTCCCTTTGTTGAACAAAACTGTATATAGAACTCATATTGAGCATGAGCAGAATCAATGGTAATCCTGCAGCAACCCACTTTCTCTTTTCAGGTTTAAAAATAAATAGTATGACCTGAACACCTAGAACAGAAATAAAAAAGCTTGCAAGAAAAAAACACCGCCATGGAAACTGCATAGCCTTCACAGGTGTATTTTGAAAAATAAACCAGGGAAACAAATTTGTACAAGCCCACAAACTTAATACAGTCCAACCTGTCAACTGTGAAGTTAATTTATTCATCGGTTTGACCCGTAGCAACAAAATTAATATTGCAATTGCTACAATGCCAATGTTATAAACCTCAGGGCGATAAATAGATATACTGTTTGATATTGAATCTTTTAGAACATAAAAGGGATTCAGCGCCTCATTCTGTAATATGCGTGCTACCGGTAATTTCACAGTTGCACTACGAGATGTATACAAAAAGCTGTAAATGAATCCAAAAGATAACACTAGAAATAAAATCATGGCATTTAAGAATCTTAGGATAGTTAGCTTAATATTAGGAATCTTTTTTAAATTAACAATTACCATCAAAACAAAGCAAAAAGCAATCATTAATGCACTCAGCAAATGTGAATAAAGAATTAAGCTCATTCCTAACGCTAAGATTGGCCATTTTTTGGTATTACGAAACATCACTTCATAAAATCCCAAAAAAGCCAATGGAATGAAGGCAATGGCCAATAGCTCTCCAAGGTCAAAACGTGCAAACATATCCGTAAAACGCCATGTTGCAAAAAAGTAAAAGTTAGTAAAAATAAATGCTTGAAAATTTGACCCGGAAAAACTTTTATATGATAAATGTGCAATAAAACAAGTAAGCAAATTTATCAAAATAAAACCATCATATATTGCAGATACCGGGCTTTTAATTAAAATCCTAAGAATAGCAAAAGGATACATAAAAAGATTCGGATAAAATTGATCTACTGCAATTCCGGTCCTATTATATGCATATGTAGAAATAAACGATAAAAGATTATGTCCCTTTAAAACCCCAACAAGATTTTCAACTCTATCAATGTGAAAATGCAAGTCATCTCCCTTAAAAAGGAACCCAGATCTCTTGATAAGTATTATTGAAAAAATACTGATAAAAATGTAAAAAAATACAATACCTAAAGATAGAGAAACACTTCGCATAGATTCCTTTTTAACAACTTCTTTCGTTTGCATGCTTTAAATCCTCCAATTTCAAGTACATCAAATTACACTTTTTATAGTGTATCATACTTTGATAAATAATTTTTCCTCGTCGTTAAATATGGAATACTAATGCAAAATCAAAATGGAAAAATCAACCTCAACTTTTTAACCGCACTTACATTGGCATAACCGTTAATCAGAAACCGATTTCTATTTCTAATAAAAAAAATAAGTAATCTTAAAAGATTACCTACAATTTTTTAAATAAGTAATGGGATTCACCATAAATATTGAAAGCCACTACAATACTAAATAGTTAAGTTACTAGAAGGATTTCATACTACCCTTAAGAATTTCGTAACCCCGATTAGTTAATAGATAGGAACTGCCATCACTCGTAAATTGTAACCCTTCAAATTCGCGTTTAGCCGTGAATTGTGTCGATTGAACATCAGACTTCTTTAGCTTACCCAGCTTGCTAACGGGCACTGAAATAATACTATCGTCGGCAATCATGTACAATCGATTTCGTTTCTTGTTATAAGCAAGTGATTGCGTATGTGTACCAGGACCATACTTCAGGCCTTGCATGACTAAACTAAATTTAACAGATTTAGAGTAAATCTTTCCTTTGTACAGCTTTAAACCATACCCAGCCTGTTTAGAGTCTAAGTAGGCATTGCCATATTTGTCAAAAGCCAAATTTAAACCAGAAGCCACGTAACTATATTTACTCTTCAAGCGAAAATTGATTTTTTTATCCACTTTTAATGTACTAATTTTAACTTGTTGGACATTGGCATATGTTGATACGTGATTGCCAGAACTTGTATTTGTACCCAAGAACCACAAATGTGAAGGATCTTTGGGGTTAAATGCCAAAGATTGGCCATGGCCAAAGCCTTTAAACTTTGGACCGACTTTGATCGCTGCCAAAACTTTTTTATAGGTCGCATTTTTATTTTGAACTGGATATTTTTTTGCATTTGCATTGTAGTATGTTGCGCGCCGAATCATATCCATCGTACCAGACTTCATAGCTCCTAACGCCCGCAACGCCTTCAGATTATAACGAGTAATCCAGCCATATGATCCGCTAGTATTGAAGACATAAGCCGTATCTGCACTTGTCATTACCATACTTTGTGGATTTGACCAACTTAACCCTTTCCATTTAGTCACAGGTAAAAAGTAATTAGATTTAAAATCAACAACTTTATTGCTTTTTTTTGAATTATGCTTAATGGAGTCAGGTGTCATCTGAAAATGTGAATTATTATTGTATCCTGAAGCCGTTGAATACGAAAAGTTCTGTTTCAAGAAATAGTTAGAATTATTTAAATACTTGAACTTACTACAATTATATGAAGACAATGCGTTACTCTTTTGTGTATACGTGGCCGCCATTACTGCTGAAGTACTACCAAGTAAAGTCAACGCAGTAGCCATTGAAATAAATAACTTTTTAACAAATTTTCCATTCAAAACAATCAATCCCCTTATATTAATTAATCGTTTTTATTATAGCACTGAATAAAAGGAATTATTGTTCGACTGGTACATTGTTATCCTTTAAAACCAACTTAGTATCTTCATTTCCTTTAAGGATGGCAAATAAATGTTTGTTTGGCACATCACATACTTCTCCCAAATCAATTTCAAATCCGTTATCAACCGTAACAAGCCCAGTCAATCGATCTGAAATAAATTTTCGAATTGCTTGCGAAACTTGATCATGCTGATTCGTCTTTTCAACCGCAGCACTCAGTGTAAATCCTGTTTTGACATAAGATTCGATCATACTTACTTGCGCTAATGTATAATATGAATATTTTCGATGCTTACGTTCCTCAATACCATCATCAGGCGAAATATATCCTTTTTTCTCCCAATAACGTAACTTACGTTGAGAAACACCAGTAGCACGCGCAATGTCGCCAATTCCAAGCAAAAAATTATCTTTTTGCATAATTTTTTTCATGCGGCCTATAAAATCTTTATCAATTTCCATTCTCATCTTCATAACTCCCTATATGTTAGCTTTGAATTCCTTTTCATTTCTGTAATCTTACCTGACATTCATTATATATTTATTTACACTGTTGTCAAATAAGTTGACAAAAATAAGTTTATGACCTATATTATTCAACGTACATTTTTTAGATGAAAGGAAGAATTAACAAATGGGAACAGCAATAGATGAAAATGGAAAACCATATAACCGAACTTGGTTGATTGTGCTCCTTTTAGTTGGATCATTCTGTACGGTATTAAATCAAACAATTTTAACTACCGCATTTCCAACTTTAATGAAGGCTTTTGATATTAATACTTCAACGGTTCAATGGTTAACTACTGGTTTTATGATGGTTAACGGAATTATGATTCCAATTAGTGCGTGGCTAACTTCACGTGTAGATTCAAAGAAATTATACTTAGGCGCAATGACTACCTTCTTAATAGGTACCATTACATGTTATATTGCCCCTAACTTTGGGACTTTGTTAACAGGTCGATTGATTCAAGCTTTAGGTGTTGGAATTACAATGCCATTACTTCAGACATTGATGCTCACTATCTTCCCAGCAAACAAACGTGGTACTGCCATGGGATTAGCTGGCTTAGTAATTGGTGTTGCACCAGCAATCGGACCAACCCTATCCGGATGGGTTATTGATAACTATAGATGGCGGACGTTATTTGGAATGATTATTCCAGTTGTCATTGTCGTTATCATCGCTGGTTTTTGGTTGATGAAGAGTGTTCTTCCAACTAAGAAGAGTAAGCTTGATTGGTTATCTGCTGGTCTTTCTACCCTTGGATTCGGTAGTTTACTCTATGGATTCTCAAGTGTTGGAGACAAAGGTTGGGAAAGTCCTACTGTCATTACCACTTTAATTGTCGGTGTAATTGTTATTATCCTCTTCGGATGGCGTCAATTAACAATGGAACATCCATTCTTGAACCTCCGTGTTTTAAAAGTTCCAGAATTTTCAATTTCTGCCCTTTTAAGTTCTGTTTCTATGATGGCCATGGTTGGTGTTGAAATGGTGTTACCACTTTATCTCCAAATTGTTCGTGGCGACAGTGCTTTTGACTCTGGCCTTACCCTATTACCCGGAGCTTTAATGATGGGTGTTATGAGCCCAATTACGGGACGTGTGTTTGATAAAATTGGTGCCAAGCGCTTGGCAATTACCGGGATGTTCCTCTTAACAATCGGAACACTTCCGTTTGCCTTTATTACTAAGACCACGCCCGTACTTAATTTAATTGTTTTGTATACAATCCGGATGTTCGGAGTTGCAATGACAATGATGCCTGTTACAACCGCTGGTATGAACGCTCTGCCACTCAATATGATGAGTACTGGGACTGCCGTTAATAACACAATTCGTCAGGTTGCTTCTTCCGTTGGAACTGCAATTTTAATTAGTATTTTAACAAACGTAACTAAATCTGATATGCCTGGAAAAGGATTGCTTAAATCCGAACCACTTGCTTACAAGAACAGTGCCATTTCTGCAACCCTAAGTGGTTACCATGCTACCTTCTGGGCCGCCATTGCCTTTTGTGTATTAGGTCTAGTTGTAGCATTCTTTGTTAGTGGTCGGAGCCCGCGCTCGATCAAACCAGAAGCTGCTGATGGAGGTGACAAATAATGATAATTTATAGTATTGTTATTGCAGCCATCCTATTGTTCATTAGTATGGCTTATATTCCAAGTGCCACATGGAGAAACATCTTAAGTCCCATCTTTGCCGTAATTATCATCCTTTGTGCAGTCTTCATGGTTCGAAATGATCGTGAACATTACGGGATGCACAAGGTTGATACTACACAGACAAGCGATCTCGTTTCCGTTTCCCCTTCTAAAGAAATGAAAATGTTGCTTTATCAACCAGTTGGAACAGCTGGTAAAGAAAAAGTTTATATTTACAAAAAGAACGTGAGCCAAAAGAAACCAACTACGACTAACCCAGATCCTAGCAATACTACCAACACAGTTAAGACCGTTTCTGGTACCCCAACAGTTAAAACAACTACGACGCGTTGGGAATACAAGAACGATGCCTATCGATTCTGGTTTGGAATTGCTGGTAATGGTCACAAGCTCATTCGTCATCACAATACCTTTAACATTAACAAGGATTGGTTGACCTTAAGTAGTGCCCAAGCTAAAAAGCTTCAAAAACTCGCCAAGGAGAATCAAGCAAAAATGAAAAACGAAGGCAAGCAATATGTTGGAGCTCAGGTAAAACAAACAGTCACAGCAGCTATGAAGAAGAATCCAAAGATGTCTGCGGCTGATCAAAAATCCCTACAACAGGCAACTGTTAAAAAAGCAACGGCTGCCTATCAAAAACAAGCAACAGCTAAGATGATTGCTGAAGCTAAGAAGTGAAATTACCTTTAAAACATTTAAAAGCCACCTGGTGGTTTCGAACAACGTACTTGTTGTTTCGAGATACCAAGTGGCTTTTTCTAGTAAAATTATTTGATATTCGTTGAATTGCTAATAGAATGCAATTTGATGATCTGAAAAAGCTTAGCCCGTAATGAATCAACTATAAAAGCAACTATAATAACTAACGCAATACAGACAAGCCCATATAGTGGTACCCAAAACTGATCTTGAAATTTATAAGTCTGAAAGATATGATCCCACACGAAATGTCTTATGAAGGGGTTATCTGTCAACAGATAAGCTGAAAATACTGTTTTGGCTATTTTATTTATAATCGGGCTATAAAATTTTTTTGAACGTAAAACAATAAGAAAAATAGCAGCGGCACCAACAAAGCCTAATAGTTTATCGGTGAAATGAACACTGTTTGAACCATAGCCCATATGATAGAGAATGACCATTGATAACATCTCAAGTATCCAAATAATTATAATAGTCGCATGTAATCTCCAAGTTTTAATCGGCTTTAGTTTATCTTGATATTTACGCAAAAAAGTACCGATAAAATATACCACTATGAACGAAGCCAAATAATCCGACATCGTACCGTTTCGAAATAAGGATAAAGTATCAAATAACAGTAATGTAAATAGCAAAGCTAAATGCCCTCGAAAATCCAGTTGTACCGATACAATGTTTAAAAACGGAATTAATAATACAAGCATTATGTAGGCAGTAACAAACCAATACTCTTGACTGATAAATGGGAATAACGCTTTAATAACATTTTCAAAGCTTGGTTGCATTATATTTAACGCCCAAGTAACGACAAAAATCAGAATGGAGTAAAACCAAACTTCTTGCATAGTTACAAAACTATGTTTTAATTGCTTTTTTTCGTGTTCAATTGGATCAATATTTTTTTTTACCGAAAAGTAACTTGTGATCAGCACAAACGCATAGGCTCCAAATTTTCCTAATGGCTGATAGATCATAGTTAATGCATAGCTAAAAAGTCCATGATGCGATGTATCCCATTCGCTCCAAAGTGAAAAATGGGAAAGCAAAATAAATACAATAGACACAATACGGAGAAGTTCAATATTCGAATTTCGTTTCATATATAGTAAAAACTCCTTGTTATTATTTTGATAACATAAAAAAACAGACGTCAACAAGCGTCTGTTCCAGTATATCACTCAGCATTCATATCGATTGAATTATTTTTGGGGGGGATCTACTACAGCTTTCCTCTTCAAAAGAAAGTACACAAATATCATTAGAATAAATAAAGCCGTGATAAACGCTCCAATTAATTTACCAGGTGTTCTATAAACTAATTTCAGATTCACTACATTTTTGTGCTTATTTGGAACAACTCCTATAAATGCATTATTCACTTTAATAATTTTTGCATTTTTCTTATCAATAGTCGCTTTCCAACCTTTAGAGTATGGAATTGTAGTTTCAATTATGCCACTGCTTTTTGTTTTAATTCTAGTATTTAAACCATTGTTAAAGTAGCTAACCTTTTTATTTGATTTTGTTAACTTAGAAAACTTCTTTGTGAGTGAATGGGCATCAAGTTGAATCATTTTAATGCGGAATTTGTACTTACCGGGTTTTTCAAAACGGAGAGTAATATAATCGTTTTTGTTTTGAACG contains the following coding sequences:
- a CDS encoding acyltransferase family protein, with protein sequence MKRNSNIELLRIVSIVFILLSHFSLWSEWDTSHHGLFSYALTMIYQPLGKFGAYAFVLITSYFSVKKNIDPIEHEKKQLKHSFVTMQEVWFYSILIFVVTWALNIMQPSFENVIKALFPFISQEYWFVTAYIMLVLLIPFLNIVSVQLDFRGHLALLFTLLLFDTLSLFRNGTMSDYLASFIVVYFIGTFLRKYQDKLKPIKTWRLHATIIIIWILEMLSMVILYHMGYGSNSVHFTDKLLGFVGAAAIFLIVLRSKKFYSPIINKIAKTVFSAYLLTDNPFIRHFVWDHIFQTYKFQDQFWVPLYGLVCIALVIIVAFIVDSLRAKLFQIIKLHSISNSTNIK
- a CDS encoding MerR family transcriptional regulator codes for the protein MRMEIDKDFIGRMKKIMQKDNFLLGIGDIARATGVSQRKLRYWEKKGYISPDDGIEERKHRKYSYYTLAQVSMIESYVKTGFTLSAAVEKTNQHDQVSQAIRKFISDRLTGLVTVDNGFEIDLGEVCDVPNKHLFAILKGNEDTKLVLKDNNVPVEQ
- a CDS encoding MDR family MFS transporter — translated: MGTAIDENGKPYNRTWLIVLLLVGSFCTVLNQTILTTAFPTLMKAFDINTSTVQWLTTGFMMVNGIMIPISAWLTSRVDSKKLYLGAMTTFLIGTITCYIAPNFGTLLTGRLIQALGVGITMPLLQTLMLTIFPANKRGTAMGLAGLVIGVAPAIGPTLSGWVIDNYRWRTLFGMIIPVVIVVIIAGFWLMKSVLPTKKSKLDWLSAGLSTLGFGSLLYGFSSVGDKGWESPTVITTLIVGVIVIILFGWRQLTMEHPFLNLRVLKVPEFSISALLSSVSMMAMVGVEMVLPLYLQIVRGDSAFDSGLTLLPGALMMGVMSPITGRVFDKIGAKRLAITGMFLLTIGTLPFAFITKTTPVLNLIVLYTIRMFGVAMTMMPVTTAGMNALPLNMMSTGTAVNNTIRQVASSVGTAILISILTNVTKSDMPGKGLLKSEPLAYKNSAISATLSGYHATFWAAIAFCVLGLVVAFFVSGRSPRSIKPEAADGGDK
- a CDS encoding DUF4811 domain-containing protein encodes the protein MIIYSIVIAAILLFISMAYIPSATWRNILSPIFAVIIILCAVFMVRNDREHYGMHKVDTTQTSDLVSVSPSKEMKMLLYQPVGTAGKEKVYIYKKNVSQKKPTTTNPDPSNTTNTVKTVSGTPTVKTTTTRWEYKNDAYRFWFGIAGNGHKLIRHHNTFNINKDWLTLSSAQAKKLQKLAKENQAKMKNEGKQYVGAQVKQTVTAAMKKNPKMSAADQKSLQQATVKKATAAYQKQATAKMIAEAKK